The Euleptes europaea isolate rEulEur1 chromosome 9, rEulEur1.hap1, whole genome shotgun sequence nucleotide sequence TACTATTCCTGTGAACTTGTGGCATGGATGCTAAACTGATACTTGTTCAGATATTTCTTTAAACGCTTGTTCTTTGTTAGCAACAAAGGCAGAGGATAACACAGAGAGCACAATTGGCAAACAGTGGAGACCATCAAAGGTAAGATGTACAGCCAAAACTTTTAGTTTTGCAAAGAACTCAAAATACCTGTATTTCCTTTAATGCTGAAGTGCCTTGAATTTGCAATAACTTTAAAGAGCTAAAGAATGTGCCGTCATACCCATTCTCATCCACATTTGTTCAATGATAACAGTGCATGGTCTAAAGAAAATGGGAGCCAAGCAGTATTAGCTACATTGAGCTAAGAGCACCAGGCTTATAAAATTCACATTAAATTTTCGTATTATGAAAATATTTGTCCCCAGTTTTACGTATCTAGTAGTGAATTTCTTGTAGTCCTGTTGAATAGTTCTAAAAAAAACCtaaaagaaattacagaaaatGCTGTAACTGCCTGACTAAACTTAACTTAGATTGATCTCAGGCAACTCTTCCGAATTTAATACTCCTTGGTGTAATTTTTCTCTGCCTGACTAAACTTAACTTAGATTGATCTCAGGCAACTCTTCCGAATTTAATACTCCTTGGTGTAATTTTTCTCTTACAGCTCCATGACAGAAGAGGACTTTGATGCTTACCTGAGAAACGTCAAACTACAATACGAAGCTTTTCGGAGTACCAGTAAGTATTTTATGAAATGTCCCTCCCTTAAACAGCGACTTCTGCATTTTTTATTTACCTACCAGGCAAACTGTGGAATAAAGACATGTTTGAAAGATtagcagtattattttgtggaaacaaaacaaacaaaaacagaatgGCTACAATGCAGCATAGCATCTGGCGCCTTTAAGCCTGCTGCCTTCAGTGGGTTCAGGTGTACCTATATCTGTATTAGATTGTAGCTAAGAACTCCTAttcctcaattttttaaaaaatcacagcctAATCAGAAATGCTAATTTTAGCAATATCCCATGATTGGGATATATGTGTTTCTGTTCTACCTACACAGGTCCTTGTGCATCAGTGCCAAAGTTATTTGCTGTGTTGGTGCATCTTGACACTTTTGCCATGAATAAAAGTGGTTATGTACAGGTTCAGTATTCCTTAtatggactgcttgggaccagaagtggtctgtatttcggatctttccgtattttggaatatttgcatatatatataaagagataccttggggatgggacccaagcctaaacacaacattcattttgagtacattgaaccatcagaaagaaaATTGGCGTGCAGCTGAGAGCCTGAGAGTAATTCCTGAATaccagctcaaaaagtctggttttcaggtcagtctggatatcagatgtctggataagggatactcaacctgtattcaaAAAAGTAAAATAGACAATAGGCGTAAATGGGTTTGTTGGTGTGACTAAAGCATAAATGGAAAGGTGTTATTGGGCTGGTGTTTAATAGGGATGGAATAGCTGAAGGAGAAAAATGTCTTTTCGTCACAGGGCTCTCATCTGATGCTACTGTTCTGACACCAAATACAGAGAGCAGTTGTGACTTAATGACCAAAACCAAATCAACCAGTGGAAATGATGACAGTAACTCTTTAGATTTGGAGTGGGAAGATGAAGAAGGTATGTGTTCTGAGTTTCTTTGCAGCAGTGTATGCAAAAAACAAAGGTCGAATGAAAACATGGAATGAAGGTTCACAATAATCCCTCCTCTTGTCTAAATGTATTTATAAGGCTTTCAGAACCCCAAGTACTGTTAGTGGAATTATGATATATGACATTTCACTTAATGTGATTCCCACACTTCAAAACAAATCAAATGGTACCattatgtagaatcatagaataatgaagttggaagggtccatacaggccatcaagtccaaccccctgctcaatgcaggatcagcctagaccatccctgactagtgtttgtacagccactgcttaaagactgatagtgagggggagctcaccacctccttaggtagacGATTCCACTGTtggaacaactcttactgaaaatttgttttcctaatatccagccggtacctttcaacctgtaatttcaacccattattgcaggtcctatgctgccaacaggaacagctccctgcccttcaaatacttaaggagagcagtcatgtccccccttaacctccttttctccagactaaacattcccaactccctcagcctttcctcatagggcttggtctccaagcccctgatcatcctcatccctttcctctgcacctgctccattctgtccacatcctttttaagtgaggcctctagaactgcacacaatactctaggtgcggcctgaccaatgcagtgtacagcgggactatgacatcttgtgatttggatgttatgcctctgttgctacaacccaagattgcattagcgttttttgtcgctgcatcacacttgGCTGCCCAcgtttaacttacagtccacctgtaccacaagatcttgttcacaagcatgctacccagaagtgaatcccccattcagtatgtgtgtttttcatttttgttagccagatgtagaactttgcaCTTACCTTTGTTGAAttacatcttgttcacatccacccacttttcctgtGTGTTCAGATCCAGTGTGTTCCATTACAGGTATCAACAGAATGATTCCATTGCGGGAGCGTTCAAAAACAGAAGAGGATATACTCCGGGCAGCACTAAAATTTAGTGGCAAGAAAACTGGAAGTAACCCAACTTCTGCCTCTGATGACTCTAATGGTTTGGAATGGGAGAATGACTTTGTTAGTGCTGAAATGGATGATAATGGCAACTCTGAGTATGCTGGATTTGTAAACCCTGTCTTAGAACTGTCTGCATCTGACAAAAAGACATCTGATGCTGATCAGCAAGACAGATAATGAAATCACCTGGTTGAAGTCGGACAAAAATTTCCAATTCTGTATTGTGTGCAAGTCATTGCTGCTGCACAACCTCCTTTAAAATAAGGAGATTCCACATTGACAGTACTTGAATTAAAACCCAGATTTCTTTAGAAAGTGAAGGAAACCATGTGACAATGTCCGTCAGTTACAAAATAGGAGTATGATTTGCCATCTGAATTCAGAATTTTAAGTGCAATTTTATCGTCGACCTTTGAAACTTACACGAAAAGTCTGCCGTGATTCTGTTGTGTCTGTCCTTGGATTTTAGTATACAACTCTCTGCACTAATTGGAGCATCACAGCTGGATACTTTTTAGGGCTGCATTTCTGATTTGTTTCACTATTAACATTGGAGTAATAACTTCATTTTAATAATACTTGAACGTTGAAACTAGGGAGCAACTTTATAACTTCATTTTCTTCTGTTGTGAAAATCAGTATTGAAACTATACATGTAAAACTGATGTACCCTCTCTGTTTATTTCTTCAACATAAAGTCAGATCTCCAGCACAATGCATCTCACATTTAAGGGTATTAAAAGCATAATAAAAGGCCAGATTTTAACTTGTACAAACTGTTAAAACGTTTTGAACGCTTATTTAAATAACTGGAAACGACAGTATAAGTTTTTGAAGATAAAACATTAGCGAACCAAAGGTTCCATTTCCCCCAACTATGAAATGCCAAATGCTGCTAGTACAAAGATTTTAGTTGCATATGTGTTTAAAAGATAACAAAGTTAATTTTGTTCCACACTAGTTTTATTGAGCTGATATTAATTGCTAAAACGCAGATCATCTAGTGATTTTTTTTACGTGGAAGGCTTATAATTCAAAGTGATATTCCAGTCCAAAGGTTTGTTTTCTGGATGTGTGAAAGGATCTGTTCATGTGTCCTATAACTAATTTAGGATTTGCTATAAAAGTGCAATTTAATCAGGTATAATTAGtgctattttggggggaaaggatggTTGCCCATGTCTTCTTTCTCTGTCAGTCTTAAATTTTTTAATTCTCATGAGAAGCTCCTCGATATCACCTTATTTCTAGCATATTTGAGGCTGTTGCAAAGTGTTAGTATCCTCCTGTGAAATTGCCTTTTGTTTTTTCCCTGGTAAGCAAGCTGCTTTGGAATGGTGCTTGCTTTTCAGTAATATTGCTTTATCTGGGGTTGTGTCTGCCACTTAAGGCTTTTTATATATACTAAACCTGAATGTTAGAGGGCGGTAGATCAGTGGCCAGGAGAGTACTTATTGTAATTACTCACTGTTTGAACTGCTGGGCTGCATGCTGTCCTTCTCTGCCCGTTGTACAGTTCTGTGTTCCCTTTTTGGAGtatcagaaaggagaagtttcttcCAGGGTACTGCTGTTAGTGATGGAGAGGGGTGGCATAGAGAGGTTTAGAAGCAGCTGTGTGTCTTCTGCCTAAGCTTGTCTATCTGCTAGTATTCTTTAGCCCTTTGCACATGACCCGCCTATGTGTTCATTCAATGCACAGGGAGATAGAGTGGGCAAGTGTGACTTTACTTTGGCCTCATGCAGTCACTGAGTGGTCTGCACAAGGCAAACATGTAGAGGAAGTACCTGCATTCATATCCTTTCCCCAGCACTGCTGGTCACAGGGAGGGGGCATATGCGCAGGCACTTCTCCATGTATTTTCCCCATGCAGACCACTTGGTGATCATGTGCAGATACGGGTTGGAGCCAGCATGATTGTACCCATTGTACCTCCCCATGCTGTGACTGAACACACAGATAGGTCATCTGCATAGAGATTTTGTTATGGTTTTTTAACTTGTCTCTCAGACTCAACTCCACCCATCATTAACAAGTTGTACAGTGACAGAAACTGTTTTCTTGTCTGTCtcataattttaatttaattttcttgCTTTCATAATTTACAAACTGGATTAATTTATATAAGTTCATTCCAGTTTCATGTTTACTTTTATACAATTTAGTCACTGCCCCAATAATATATTATGGGGATGTAAAGTGGTCAGTGACATTAAAGAATTATGAACTGTTTATCTGTCTTAACCCATGTAATATACCAGATCATAGTACACTGATTTCCCCCGGTgccttttatgttttaaaaaagacGGCTCTTCACCATGTATGTATATGACACCTTAAACAGCATAACCTTTCTTAAACTGaaactttattgctaaaaatattTACATGTGAAGATCTTCACTTGCAATGCCTGTAACATGCTTTATAAGAGATTTGTAcacttaaaatgtatatttttggtTTGACATAAGCTACTGTGTATCAACTTTTTCATGTTATCAGTCCTTAAAATTTAAATTTCTCAAGCTGTTAATAAATTTTATACACACTTCACAACTAATCTTATTACTGCTTATATTGCAAAGCCGAAGTATTTTAGGAAATTTAAGAAAACAGCTGTGTAGAATGTGAACTTTCTTCCTCTTGTTTGTTAAGTTCCTTTTATTGGTCGGGCTAATCTTAGTGAGCTTGATAGGGATGAGGGATAAAGAGGAGCTCTTGAACTGAAATAAAACGACTTGTGTGGGGggtttttgctgtcaaatcgcagccaacttatggtgaccccatagggttttcaaggcaagagatgctccaaggtggttttccattgcctgcctctgcgtaggtatccttgatggtctcccatccaaataccgatCAGGctcaaccatgcttagcttccaagttctggtgagatcagcctagcctggacTATCTAGGCCAGGGCTGATTTGATCTGGAacacacttatttgtctttttggtggttcatGGTATCCATAagtctcttccaacaccacatttcaaatgaatcaacttttctATAAATATGGATTATGACAATTCCTATAGAACACaggccaaaaaaagaagaaggtgcTGATTATTATAGTACTTAAGCTAGCCTGCCTGGCCTTTGTGAGATTTTTCCCATTCATTCTCATCTATCTCTGTTGGAGATTCAGTATATGAAATTCCCCCTTCAGGTACAGGCAAAGATAAGTTTTCGTCCAGCAACAATGAAGCATCAGCCAATTTAAAGCGCATTTCAAAGTAATCCTCTGATTGTCCTCCTTGTTTTTCCATTAGGATCTCATACTCTCCGAAGCGGAGGATGCATTTTTCTGGCAGGTCAACCTTGTTCAGGTAGGACAGTTCAACGTCGTTCACAATTAGATTCACCTTTTTGCTCAAATTCTTTACCTCAAAACCAATCTCTGTGCTGTTCAACTGTCTGAAGAACTGTACAGAAAACTGCAAGCGGGACACGCGTCCATCTCTCAAGTTAAAATGGCAGACACTACTGTCTCTACCAAACTTTACCACGTCGTGTGCTCTCACTCGCTGGTGCTGGCCAAAGCTCAAGTCACAAAATACTTTATTTGTTTCCTGATTCGGATGATAAAAGGTCATGAGGAGACAAGAGAGAGTTTCTTCCGTTTCTGCAGTTTCCAATGCCATGGCAGAACGAATCCTCTGGAATTCTGCAAGACAAGCACGGATTATATGCTTAAAAAAACCTCACTGGACACATTTACCAATCTTTGCAAGATCACATATAGTCTATAAGATAGAGACAGCAGTCtttcagtgcaaccctaagcaaagttGCACCTATTGAAGTCAGTGCGCTCAGATGGCtacagctctgtttaggattgcaccatgaaTGTCTGAATTGCCTGCAATAGTTTTCCTTCCAGTTCTTACATTGTCAGTTTCCTGTTTTGGAATTCAGAGGCGGCAACTGATGAGCTGTTGACTTTGCTTGAAAGGGAAGTGTCTGCCAATGCAGTACCAAACCAGCGATTCATTGACAAACTCCTATTCGAGCATTGAGCAATGAGCACGCATTATGA carries:
- the AP1AR gene encoding AP-1 complex-associated regulatory protein — protein: MKKQASSTGVLLDQCLEALSVVNDAFSELQSKYFRTCSTGEHFTIEFENLVESDEGESPGSSQRPLTEEEIADLRARHYNSIAEKQRTVDHKLQSELAIQEEKLRIEEEALYAAQREAARAAKQKKLLEQQRQRITQRAQLANSGDHQSSMTEEDFDAYLRNVKLQYEAFRSTRLSSDATVLTPNTESSCDLMTKTKSTSGNDDSNSLDLEWEDEEGINRMIPLRERSKTEEDILRAALKFSGKKTGSNPTSASDDSNGLEWENDFVSAEMDDNGNSEYAGFVNPVLELSASDKKTSDADQQDR
- the TIFA gene encoding TRAF-interacting protein with FHA domain-containing protein A, producing the protein MALETAETEETLSCLLMTFYHPNQETNKVFCDLSFGQHQRVRAHDVVKFGRDSSVCHFNLRDGRVSRLQFSVQFFRQLNSTEIGFEVKNLSKKVNLIVNDVELSYLNKVDLPEKCILRFGEYEILMEKQGGQSEDYFEMRFKLADASLLLDENLSLPVPEGGISYTESPTEIDENEWEKSHKGQAG